The following nucleotide sequence is from Trifolium pratense cultivar HEN17-A07 linkage group LG2, ARS_RC_1.1, whole genome shotgun sequence.
ACGATCATCATCAGTTAAGCCAGAACTATCTTTTGATAAGGACAATCTCTTTTCATTGATCATCTGCTCCTCGAGCCTCTTATACCCTCCACGGGATAATACATGTGGGTAAACATTCTTTGCATGATTCTCCCTACCCTTTTGACTTTTTTCCTattataaactcaaataattagTAATGTAAAAATCACATTCAGCAGTTTCAGCAGTTTCAGCAGACTTAGGCAATGTTAAAGACAGTTTCAGTCAAGTTTCAGTCAAGTTTCAGTTTCAGTCAAGTTTCAGCAGACTACCAACAATGTTAAAGACAGTTTCAGTCACAGTTTCAGCAGTTTAGGCAATGTTTTAACGCAGTTTCAGCAGAATCACAGTTTTAGGCAATGTTAAAGACAGAAACAGCAGTTTCCGCGCGGTTTTAGCGCAGTTTTAGCGCGGTTTTAGCGCGGTTTTAGCGCAGTAGCAGCAGTCAAGacataaaaatcacaaaatcacaaatcaCAAAACACAATATTTAACACAGTAGCAGCAGTAGCAGCAGTCAACACAgtttaatgattttgaaattaCACTAACCTTAAAATCAGAGGTCTGTCGATACTTCACAAACTCTTCCTATATATCTTTTTTGATGTAAGGATACTTGACGTATGGAGGAACGTCATCTGGTTTGGGGTCTGTGATATAAGTTCTAGTCAACCGTGATTTAAAATCTTTCCACCGCTCCGCCGCATAGTGAAaccatattttcttaaaatgatcaTTCCTTTTTGCATCATCAAACTCGGGTATAACAAAAATAGcctaaaatatttacattaaaaaatttggtgttaGCATAAGATGTATTTGatatgataataaaatataacaaaatgttgaatttcaaaTACCTTAATATCTGTCCACATAGCATTTTTTACTCCTTCAGGTATATGTTTCCACAACTCTTTCGCAATACTGcatctttctcgagtaagaAGTGCTACGTAACTCTTAAAATGGGAGGCATTGTTACCATAACACTCTCCAGTTTCTAGATCAAACTGGAGAGGGATCTTTATACCCGTTTTACGAACGTTTTCAATTGCTTTCAACATAGTGGGACCTCTAACACTTTTTTTATTACGTTGACTAGTTTCAGCAGAGTTGTCGGTTGAATCAGCCATATCGTATCTGTttacacaaaacacaaaaaagttaTATTGTCGGTTGAATCAGATTATGCAGaaaaaattatgcagaaaaaaaaattatgcagaaaatggTTCTAACcattttaaatatcaaattatgcagaaaaaaaaataagcacaAGCTCATAATTAAACATAAGTTATATTGCCCAGAATCTCAAAACAGATTTCTTAAGGTTCAAGTATTTAAACAATACAGCAGTAGCAGaagttttttttcaaaacataaaagcTAAAAACTAACAGTACATATTCAAAACATTACAGATGCATTACATAAACAGCACatcaaaacataatcaaaataaaaggaGAAAAGCAATGATATGCTAGCATCTGCAGCTTTTTCTTCTCTAATCCCATATTCCTTCGTCATGATCTAAACGAATAGCTGCATGCACATCATCCTCTTCGTTTTCTTCAATGAAGGTAGGCACATCTGATGAGAAAGGAGGAATTTCGGAAATATCAAGCTCTTGATTTTCATAACTACCATGCACATTTTTTCCTTGTAGAACCACCGACCACCGTTCATTAGAAGGATCTTTGACATAAAACACTTGTTTTGCTTGGGATGCCATGATGAAAGGTTCGTCTTTATAAGCTAACTTGCAAAGATCAACTATTGTAAATCCTAATTCATCAATTCTCACACCATTGTTGATATCAATCCATTTACATTTAAATAAAGGCACTTTAAACACAACGTAATCAACCTCCCAGATCTCTTCAATCACCCCAAAGTAGGGTGTAGATGCCATAAccggatttttatctttggaactaGAGAAGTGCATGGACTCTGCCACAATCATAACCCCACTATTTTGCATGGTACTGCGGTCATCCTTTGATTTTGTATAAAAGGAAGTTTTGTTAATATCATATGCACTCCAAGTCAATATGTTACATTTAGGCTCATAGGACAACCACTTTATTGTATCGGAAACACTATCATCTTGGCAGACCTTTTCTTTAAACCACTCTGAGAATTTCTTATTATGCTCTCTTAACACCCATTTTTCATTCATCTTATCGTGCATTTTCTTTATGATGCTTTTGTGAGCAGACAAGTAAGGTTGAACTTCATCAGTGTTATTCAATATATACAAATGCGCTTGAAGAATTATATCAATATGCATGCTCTTGACATTTAAACCTTGCGTGCCCACACCGTCACATCTTCCATCATGACGAGACTTGGGAACCCCTATAGCATCCACTTCTGACAAATAGTTTGAACAAAACTCAATAGCTTCTTCTGCAATGTACCTCTCAACAATCGAAGCTTCCGGACGGTGTGGGTTTTTTGTATACCCTTTTAGGATCTTCATGTATCGCTCTATTGGATACATCCACCGTAAATAAATTGGGCCACACAATCTAATCTCCCTTACTAGATGAACAATCAAATGAACCataatgtcaaaaaatgaagGAGGAAAATACATCTCCAATTGACACAAGATAACTGCAGCTTCGTTTTCCAACTCGTCTAACTTCAATGGATCAATTGCTTTACAACATATTGCATTGAAGAATAAGCACAACCTGCATATAGCTTTCCTAACATTATCGGGCAATATCCCACGAATAGCCACAGGTAGTAGTTGTTGCATCAAGACATGACAATCATGAGATTTTAAGCCGATTAATTTGAGATCTTTCATTGATACAAGGCTCTTGACATTTGACGAGTAACCATGTGGCACTTTGATACTTTGTAAACACTTGCAAAAACTTGTTTTCTCGTCTTTAGACAAAGTGTGACACGCGGGAGGCAAATATGTCTTGTCATTGATTTTTTGTGGTAATAACTCTTGTCGTATAcccatcaaatccatatcaAGACGAGCATGTGCACCATCTTTTGTCTTGCCTTTAATGTCGAGAAGTGTTCCAATTACACTATCACATACATTTTTCTCCACGTGCATCACATCAATACAATGTCTTACATCAAGACTAGACCAATATGGAAGATCAAAGAACACTGACCTCTTTTTCCATATACTTTTCACAACAGGCTGCTTTTTCCTTTTGACACTTTCACTTTCGGCTTTTGGCACTTTCGCTTTTGGCACTCTCCCTTTTGGCTTTTGGCACTTTCCGAAGACAACATTAATGTCTCGTTGTCGTTCATAAACTTCCTCTCCAGTTAAGGGCGTTGGAGCAACACCATTCTCTTGGTCTCCGTCAAAAGCTTTTCGCAATCTACGATATGGATGATAACGATTTAGAAATTTTCGGTGGCCAAGATAAACAgtcttctttccatttttcaGTTGCttataacatgtttttttttcacatatggGACACGCATTATGCCCTTTAACGGAATACCCAGACAAATTGCCGTATGCCGGAAAGTCGTTGATGGTGCAAAACAACATGGCACGCATGTTGAACTGTTCACCAGAATACGAATCAAAAACATCCACTCCTTCCTCCCACAACactttcaaatcatcaattagtGGACTTAGATAAACATCTATGTCATTTCCTGGTTGTCTTGGGCCTGAAATCATCAtcgataacataatatatttacgcTTCATGCACAACCAAGGAGATAGGTTGTAAATCATCAGGAGAACAGGCCATGAACTATGGTTAGTACTTTGATTACCAAACGGATTCATTCCATCAGTAGCAAGTCCAAGTCTAAGGTTTCTCGACTCTTTGCCAAAATTTGGAAACAAAGAGTCAATTTTCTTCCATTGCAAAGAATCAGCTACATGGCGAATTTGGCCatcacattttctctcttctgCATGCCATCTAAGATTCTTTGCGTCATTTGCATTAGCAAACAATCTCTTGAACCTTGAAATTATTGGTAGGTACCATACGACTTTCGCGGGAGGACCCGTTTTGGTCACCTCATCATCACTAGAATcaccatctttctttttgtagcGAGACGCCTTACATGTCGGACAATGATTATAGTTTACAAACTCTTTTCGGTATAATATACAATCATTAGGGCATGCATGTATCTTTTCATACTCCAAACCCATTGGACACAATACTTTTTTCGCCTCGTAATAACGATTTGGCATTACATTACCTTCTGGAAGCATTTGTATCAACAATTCAAGCAATTCAGTGAAACTTTTGTCGGTCCACCCATTTTTTGCtttcaaattaaacaattttaacacCGCAGACAAACGGGTAAAATTTGTGCATCCCGGATACAATGGTTCATCCTTGTCACTGCATAAAGTTTCATACACATGCGCCCTCTTAAACGAATCTTCTCCAATATCACGCATCATGTCTTCCAGTCGATCATCGATATCCACACTACCACTTTCTCTATGGGACACACTTGGCGTTGCAACTACTTCACCGTGCCATATCCattgtgtataattttgacaaatcccGTCACAAATTAGATGATTCATGATTTCTTTCTTAGTACGTTTTGGTTCTTTATTTGCACAATTTATACACGGACATAGAAAAAGTGGAGGAAATTCAGGAGGAGGACGTTCTAGTTCAGCATTACTTTCCGCAAACTGTAGAAATTCCATCACTCCATGTCTGTACTCAGTACTTAATCGATTAGCTCTCATCCAACTACGGTCCATACCTACGTTTCGAAATTTATGCATTCTAAGTTAAAGGAATGACTAGGTTGTTACTATTGCGAAACATTCTCTCgccctattttaataaaaattcatagcctaTAACAGAATGACTAGATTATGcattctattttaataaaaattcatagcctatagcttctatgttttgaaatagaatcgGTACCTGTAGATGAGACCGTGATTGAACCTTCTAACTTCAAACAAAGATGACAACACCAAAAAAGAGCAACACCAGCCCCTGCACAGCACAAGCAACACGCAGGAGCAGCAATCACCGCCTAACGCAGGAGCAGCAATCACCGCCTAACACAGCAACCCCTGCACAGCACAAGCATTACATATCATCtatgaagtaaaaaataatcaaaatagcagcaaaataaatatcataaacaGAAATGACCATATATCTTTTTACTTTTCATTAAATCTCATGCTAAAGTGACCTACACAGACCTACACAGACTTCCAAATCTCatgcaaatttgtatttttatattgacattctcatcatcaagccatcaagcagaagaagaatgaaaacccACACAAAAAAACACAGACCCACACAGAAATGAACATCACAGACCCACGAAAACGACgtgaatgaaaacgaatgaaaacccaagcgaatgaaaacgaatgaacaagaatgaaaatgaatgaaaacgaaaacgaatgaaatttggaggaagtttgatttattcataccttTACCGAATAAAAACGAAGAAATTTGGAGGCGATTCAAGCAttctagggtttggagaatgaaaccgaatgaaattggagagattggagaatggagaatggagaatggagaatggagagattggagaatgattgggaaattggagtgtttgatttgaagaactTGGGACGATTTGGAAGAACTTGGGACGATTGAGAATGGAGAGTTTGCAGTGGGAGGGAGATTGAACGCGTATGAAAATTGCgaatgaaaatgacaatatgaaaaatataataacactattaggattccactaccggtgaatcctagatcggtagtgaaaagtgggaatatgaaaaaaataataacactattaggattccactaccggtgaatcctagatcggtagtggaagataattaaaacaaatttgtacgtaattacgacattgccaccgtgtctactttccactacggatttagcaaagccggtagtgaaatcccttgtctctgaactttccactaccgttttaaaaatatcagtagtggaatcctttggtcaaatgtatttcactactggtattcacataccggtagtggtatctccaaaccaaaagtcatttttctactagtgttaTGCAGAAAAGGTATGAAATATCCTAAGACATTTTGAAACTGATTTTTATGAATCAGAACTATGAAACATTTGTCGATTGTATTGATTtgaatgtttgatttttttgcgGATTTTACTTTGATTTCAGCATGACTTATGTTGGAGCAGGAATGATCTGTTCTCATCTTGTCAATTTATCATTGTTTTTCGGTGTTGTGGTTTCATGGGGCATTATGTGGCCATTGATCAGAGTACTTAAAGGAAGTTGGTTCTCTGAAAGT
It contains:
- the LOC123905394 gene encoding uncharacterized protein LOC123905394, whose protein sequence is MDRSWMRANRLSTEYRHGVMEFLQFAESNAELERPPPEFPPLFLCPCINCANKEPKRTKKEIMNHLICDGICQNYTQWIWHGEVVATPSVSHRESGSVDIDDRLEDMMRDIGEDSFKRAHVYETLCSDKDEPLYPGCTNFTRLSAVLKLFNLKAKNGWTDKSFTELLELLIQMLPEGNVMPNRYYEAKKVLCPMGLEYEKIHACPNDCILYRKEFVNYNHCPTCKASRYKKKDGDSSDDEVTKTGPPAKVVWYLPIISRFKRLFANANDAKNLRWHAEERKCDGQIRHVADSLQWKKIDSLFPNFGKESRNLRLGLATDGMNPFGNQSTNHSSWPVLLMIYNLSPWLCMKRKYIMLSMMISGPRQPGNDIDVYLSPLIDDLKVLWEEGVDVFDSYSGEQFNMRAMLFCTINDFPAYGNLSGYSVKGHNACPICEKKTCYKQLKNGKKTVYLGHRKFLNRYHPYRRLRKAFDGDQENGVAPTPLTGEEVYERQRDINVVFGKCQKPKGRVPKAKVPKAESESVKRKKQPVVKSIWKKRSVFFDLPYWSSLDVRHCIDVMHVEKNVCDSVIGTLLDIKGKTKDGAHARLDMDLMGIRQELLPQKINDKTYLPPACHTLSKDEKTSFCKCLQSIKVPHGYSSNVKSLVSMKDLKLIGLKSHDCHVLMQQLLPVAIRGILPDNVRKAICRLCLFFNAICCKAIDPLKLDELENEAAVILCQLEMYFPPSFFDIMVHLIVHLVREIRLCGPIYLRWMYPIERYMKILKGYTKNPHRPEASIVERYIAEEAIEFCSNYLSEVDAIGVPKSRHDGRCDGVGTQGLNVKSMHIDIILQAHLYILNNTDEVQPYLSAHKSIIKKMHDKMNEKWVLREHNKKFSEWFKEKVCQDDSVSDTIKWLSYEPKCNILTWSAYDINKTSFYTKSKDDRSTMQNSGVMIVAESMHFSSSKDKNPVMASTPYFGVIEEIWEVDYVVFKVPLFKCKWIDINNGVRIDELGFTIVDLCKLAYKDEPFIMASQAKQVFYVKDPSNERWSVVLQGKNVHGSYENQELDISEIPPFSSDVPTFIEENEEDDVHAAIRLDHDEGIWD